Within the Gemmatimonadota bacterium genome, the region TTTCGCATCCGCTTTCGGCGATGTAATATCACCCGCACAGGCAATAATTGTTGCGCCTACAACGCCGACTCCGACTGCCACAACTCTCCTTGATAAGAGCATGATCAGTGATCCGGCCGAATGTGGGACAACGTATGTCACGCGACGTGCAACGCATTAGTCGCCACTGCACTATGGCGAACGCCAATGCCTCAACCGACCCAAACCTGAGGACTATGCGAATTCTGTCAACGGCAAGATTCCATAAAGCTTTAGTGACTGGAATCCCACCCCGCGCAAGCGCTGTATCGACACTTACCACTGTCTGATCGGATTCCGCGATGCAACTCCGCGCTACGGTACGCGCTTGGCAATCACACGTCGCCCAGGTGCGCCCTCGGCACCAGATAGTTCTTCACATAGTCCCCCACCGCATCCCCGAGCGGAGTTATCGGCGCCGCGTATCCGCTCTCCCGCATGCGCCCTATGTCAGCCTGCGTGAAGTACTGATATCTCGCGCGTAGATCCTCCGGCATGTCGATGAATCTGATGTTCGCCGGTTTCCCGAGAGCCGCAAATACTGCGTTCGCAAGCTCGACCCACGTGTTCGCGTCGCCGCTACCGACGTTGAACAGCCCGTTCGCGCCGTCGGTGGCGGCAACATGCAGCGTCATATTGACTGCGTCCTTCACGTACAGAAAATCCCGTTTCTGCTCGCCGTCCGCGTACTCCGGACGATAGCTCCTGAACAGTCTGATCTCGCCCGTCTCCGCGATCTGGCCGTACGCCTTGTTCACGAGGCTGCGCATGTCGCCCTTGTGATCCTCGTTCGGTCCGAAGATGTTGAAGAACTTGACGCCAGCTATCTTGCCGAGTGTTCCGCGTTGCGCCGCGTACAGATCGAACATCTGCTTGGAGTAGCCGTACATATTGAGCGGACGCAGCGTGTGCAGGTACGGCAGCGATGCGTCGTCGCGCATCCCTGCACCGCCGTCGCCGTAGGTCGCGGCGGACGACGCGTACACGAATCGTCCGTTGGATGACAGCGTCCACGCTGCGAGGTCTTTCGTGAACTGATAGTTGTTGCGCACCAGATACGCAGCGTCGAGCTCGGTCGTGGATGAGCAAGCGCCCATGTGCAGCACCACATCGAAGCGTCCGAGTGAGCCTGCGCCGAGTCGCGGCAGCAGATCGTCGGCTTCGAGATAATCCTCGAACGTGAGCGGTGCGAGATTGCGCCACTTCTCGCTCGTCTCGAGAAAGTCCGCAATGACGATGCGCTCGCAACCGCGCCTGTTGAGCTCCCAAACGAGCGCACTTCCAATGAAACCTGCGCCGCCCGTGACCAGCACTCGCGCCCTGGCAAAGTCGATCATGTTGGGGGAATTTATAGTGATGAGCTGTTGCCGTCGCGAGCTCGGCGCCGCCAGATCGGCTGCACTACGCGCCCCGATCGGACCGCATGGACGAGCAGCCATACAGATACGAGCGAAACAAGTACCGCCGGCAACGAAGCTTCCGGTCCAAATCCTCCGCCCGTCGCCCACGCCGGACCTGACAGTGTCGACACGAACAGACCGTGCGGAACGGTGCCGGAAACGGGTGCACCGAAAATTCCGGACTGCGTGAAATTCCAGGCGGCGTGAAGACCGATCGGCAACCATAGTCTCCGCGTGATCATGAACGCGGCGCCGAGCAGCACGCCCGCTTCGAGTGCAATAGCGAGCGCAGACGTCAGCGTCGCGTGAGGATTGGCAAGGTGACCAGCTCCAAACAGCAGCGACGAGAACGCGAGCGCCCCCCAGCTTCCGATCCACTCCTCGGTTATCCGGAAGATGACGCCGCGGAATAGCACTTCTTCCAACACGCCAGCGCCGAGCCCAAGCGCGAGCGGCGACAGTATCGCGGTCCAGTGATTGACGCCCACTATGGCGTAATCACCAAGCGCCCAGATTATCCCGATCGTTACCGTGAACAGTAAAGCACCGAGCAGGAAGCCAGCGGCGAACTCTTTCGGCGCCGGTCCAAGTGCAAGCTCGGGCACTCCACGCCGCTCCACGACTCGCACGTACACGAGATACGCAACGACCATCACTATTGCGCCGATTACTTCGAAGAGGAAGGGTGGCTTGATCTTCAGGGCAACCAACGCGAACAGCCAGCCACCCATCCACAGAATTGCGATGAGAAGGTGCGTGGCCGGGTAACGCAACACTCGCAGCAGGCGACCTTCCGCCGGCTGTGCAAGGAACTCGTCCATCAATATTGCTCCTGTCCTGTATTGTTTCGGCTTGTACAGTCCGTCGTGCAGCACTAACTTACACCGGCTCCAGGAGGGGTGGCCGAGAGGCTGAAGGCACCGGTTTGCTAAACCGGCATAGGGGGTCAACCTCTATCGAGGGTTCGAATCCCTCCCTCTCCGTATATTCCACGCTACGGCGGGCTCGGTCCTCGATGACGGGCCCGTTTGCGTATCCATCATCTTTGTGACATGAGCTCTCACCCGCCAGCACGCGTTCGCTTCGCACCATCACCCACGGGATACCTGCACGTGGGCGGCGCGCGCACCGCCCTGTTCAACTGGCTGTATGTGCGCCGCTTCGGCGGTCAGTTTCTCCTCCGCATCGAGGACACCGACAAGGTGCGCAGCACCGACGAGAGCACGCGCGCAATTTTCGACGGACTCGAGTGGCTTGGCCTCAACTGGGACGAGCCCGTCGTATACCAGGGCGCGAACCTGGAACGGCATCGCGCGGATGTCAAGCAACTGCTCGATGCCGGCCTCGCATATCGCGACTTCACGCCGCAGAGTGTCCTCGAGGAGCGACGCTCG harbors:
- the rfaD gene encoding ADP-glyceromanno-heptose 6-epimerase, coding for MIDFARARVLVTGGAGFIGSALVWELNRRGCERIVIADFLETSEKWRNLAPLTFEDYLEADDLLPRLGAGSLGRFDVVLHMGACSSTTELDAAYLVRNNYQFTKDLAAWTLSSNGRFVYASSAATYGDGGAGMRDDASLPYLHTLRPLNMYGYSKQMFDLYAAQRGTLGKIAGVKFFNIFGPNEDHKGDMRSLVNKAYGQIAETGEIRLFRSYRPEYADGEQKRDFLYVKDAVNMTLHVAATDGANGLFNVGSGDANTWVELANAVFAALGKPANIRFIDMPEDLRARYQYFTQADIGRMRESGYAAPITPLGDAVGDYVKNYLVPRAHLGDV
- a CDS encoding CPBP family intramembrane glutamic endopeptidase, with product MDEFLAQPAEGRLLRVLRYPATHLLIAILWMGGWLFALVALKIKPPFLFEVIGAIVMVVAYLVYVRVVERRGVPELALGPAPKEFAAGFLLGALLFTVTIGIIWALGDYAIVGVNHWTAILSPLALGLGAGVLEEVLFRGVIFRITEEWIGSWGALAFSSLLFGAGHLANPHATLTSALAIALEAGVLLGAAFMITRRLWLPIGLHAAWNFTQSGIFGAPVSGTVPHGLFVSTLSGPAWATGGGFGPEASLPAVLVSLVSVWLLVHAVRSGRVVQPIWRRRARDGNSSSL